Proteins encoded together in one Candidatus Eremiobacterota bacterium window:
- a CDS encoding indolepyruvate oxidoreductase subunit beta, whose amino-acid sequence MSRNLQLVIVGVGGQGILTVSDILGTAAIEEGLKAVMSEVHGMAQRGGVVTTEMKIGDFESPLVAKGEADVILGFEPVETYRTLEKASPRTGIVTNTDPLVPPGVSLGQGAYPKVEKLIENMRNGGLKVIAVPALEIARSAGSTVAGNIVMLGAMVALENFVLAREAVEAALRKRIAPRWLDLNLKAFQMGYEAGKKQ is encoded by the coding sequence ATGAGTAGAAATTTACAGCTTGTAATAGTAGGCGTTGGCGGCCAGGGAATACTTACCGTCTCTGATATACTGGGGACGGCAGCAATAGAGGAGGGCCTCAAGGCGGTCATGAGTGAGGTCCATGGCATGGCCCAGCGCGGCGGCGTAGTGACCACGGAGATGAAGATAGGGGATTTTGAAAGTCCCCTTGTGGCAAAGGGCGAGGCCGATGTCATTCTCGGCTTTGAGCCTGTCGAGACCTACAGGACCCTGGAGAAAGCCTCGCCCCGCACGGGGATAGTAACCAATACGGATCCCCTTGTGCCGCCGGGGGTCTCTCTGGGGCAGGGCGCCTATCCCAAGGTCGAGAAGCTCATAGAGAACATGAGAAACGGGGGGTTGAAGGTAATCGCCGTCCCGGCCCTTGAGATTGCAAGGAGCGCGGGGAGCACCGTGGCGGGAAATATAGTTATGCTCGGGGCCATGGTGGCCCTTGAGAATTTCGTTCTTGCCAGGGAGGCCGTAGAGGCAGCGCTCAGGAAGAGAATCGCTCCCCGGTGGCTTGACCTTAACCTGAAGGCCTTCCAGATGGGCTACGAGGCCGGAAAAAAGCAGTAA
- the iorA gene encoding indolepyruvate ferredoxin oxidoreductase subunit alpha, which produces MKPRDILEGKAGDKYFVLGNEALVRGALEGGLNFAATYPGTPSSEIGDVLSEIAGPAGVSFEFSINEKVAMEVAASAAACSLRSMVFMKHVGLNVASDPFMTAVYTGTRGGFLVIVADDPSMHSSQNEQDTRYFSEISRAPMLEPSDPVEAYEMMKKGFELSEALELPFLVRTTTRVAHIRSVVTFGEITGGRRQGDFEKNPSRWVPVPAFARTMHRELQQKLVKAREMSEQSPYNFVEQVGDKSPYGIITSGCAYNYVMDAARAMKMDVRVLKLGMTAPLPEKKISDFLRSCEDVLIVEELDPYLENAVRVLSQREGITARIRGKRDGLFSVMYEYSPDILKKALCEWRGVPYTVECVEVEALTLPPRPPVLCPGCSHRATYHAVKVALRKAKIKDAIFPTDIGCYTLGIMAPQSMADYLLCMGSSVGTACGISRATGKKVVSFIGDSTFFHSGVTGLISAYHNAHSFLLVILDNRTTAMTGHQPHPGIACEVNGMKAPAVDIEKLVKAIGVEFVKVVDPYDLNATVETFQEALGHEGLSVIVSRRECALVADRERRKKGEWKTFEVNQETCSHCLVCVTQFACPAFSSEERNVFINRALCDGCGVCAQVCPTKSIEVRSNE; this is translated from the coding sequence GTGAAACCACGAGATATACTGGAAGGGAAAGCCGGTGATAAGTACTTTGTGCTTGGGAATGAGGCACTGGTAAGAGGCGCCCTTGAAGGAGGCCTCAATTTCGCTGCCACGTACCCAGGCACTCCCTCATCGGAAATCGGAGATGTGCTCTCGGAAATTGCAGGCCCGGCGGGGGTCTCGTTTGAGTTCTCCATTAATGAAAAGGTGGCGATGGAAGTCGCAGCCTCAGCTGCCGCCTGCAGCCTGAGAAGCATGGTGTTCATGAAGCATGTGGGATTGAACGTGGCTTCCGATCCCTTCATGACAGCGGTGTACACCGGGACAAGAGGGGGGTTTCTGGTGATTGTCGCTGATGATCCCTCGATGCACTCCTCTCAGAATGAGCAGGATACCCGCTATTTTTCTGAGATATCAAGGGCACCGATGCTTGAGCCTTCCGATCCCGTCGAGGCCTATGAGATGATGAAGAAAGGGTTTGAGCTGTCGGAGGCGCTGGAGCTTCCCTTTCTCGTGAGGACTACTACGCGGGTTGCCCATATCCGCTCTGTAGTGACCTTTGGAGAGATTACGGGGGGGAGAAGGCAGGGTGATTTCGAAAAAAATCCCTCACGATGGGTTCCCGTTCCCGCTTTTGCAAGGACCATGCACCGCGAGCTGCAGCAGAAACTTGTAAAAGCAAGAGAAATGTCTGAACAGTCGCCGTACAACTTTGTCGAGCAGGTGGGGGATAAGTCGCCCTATGGAATTATCACCTCCGGGTGCGCCTATAATTATGTCATGGACGCGGCGAGGGCGATGAAAATGGATGTGCGGGTCCTCAAGCTGGGAATGACGGCCCCCCTTCCTGAAAAAAAGATTTCTGATTTTCTCAGGAGCTGCGAGGATGTGCTTATCGTGGAAGAGCTTGACCCCTACCTGGAAAATGCCGTAAGAGTGCTCTCCCAGAGGGAAGGCATCACCGCAAGGATACGGGGCAAGCGAGACGGTCTTTTTTCGGTGATGTATGAATACAGCCCTGACATTCTGAAGAAGGCCCTCTGTGAATGGCGTGGTGTGCCATATACAGTAGAGTGTGTTGAAGTGGAGGCCCTGACGCTTCCCCCGCGTCCCCCCGTGCTCTGTCCCGGCTGCTCCCACAGGGCTACCTACCATGCCGTCAAAGTGGCATTAAGAAAGGCCAAGATTAAGGATGCCATTTTTCCCACTGATATCGGGTGCTACACCCTCGGTATCATGGCGCCCCAGTCAATGGCTGATTACCTTCTCTGCATGGGATCAAGCGTGGGGACTGCCTGCGGGATCTCGAGGGCTACGGGAAAGAAGGTGGTCTCCTTTATAGGGGACAGCACCTTCTTTCACTCCGGTGTGACAGGGCTTATCAGTGCCTATCACAATGCCCACAGCTTTCTGCTGGTGATTCTTGACAACAGGACCACGGCGATGACAGGCCACCAGCCTCATCCCGGAATCGCCTGCGAAGTCAATGGCATGAAGGCTCCCGCCGTTGACATCGAGAAGCTTGTCAAGGCAATAGGCGTTGAATTCGTAAAAGTTGTTGATCCTTATGATCTCAATGCAACTGTTGAGACATTCCAGGAAGCGCTTGGCCATGAAGGCCTTTCCGTCATTGTCTCCCGGAGGGAGTGCGCTCTTGTTGCCGACAGGGAGCGCAGGAAGAAGGGCGAATGGAAGACCTTTGAGGTGAACCAGGAGACATGCTCTCACTGCCTTGTCTGCGTAACGCAGTTCGCCTGCCCTGCCTTTTCCAGTGAGGAGAGAAATGTTTTCATAAACAGGGCGCTCTGTGACGGCTGCGGCGTCTGTGCCCAGGTGTGTCCCACTAAATCAATCGAGGTGAGGAGCAATGAGTAG
- a CDS encoding DUF6263 family protein, with the protein MNPRTILSILIIALLVIPMAGCGKKVVNLEYRLPKDDLSKYKISTSSTINTTASDGKNSTMKTTTDAEISQKVKDVSKTGDLVLDVTYNNVKITLERDGKTQTMPTGALDGKTVNMKMSKKGKLLEVEGEEIDSGGGMKQLSQMNAVFPDKPVKIGDTWENTDTSDIPLGAPELKMVQKVTSKYTFQSIEKMNNIECAKVTVAATLNQEVQKGKDVDKLPVKIDGKGEGKVDGTFYFGITKGKVVKAEMIMDMDNTMNIQQKAKKASTSTKVKMNMSMELINAN; encoded by the coding sequence ATGAACCCACGCACAATTCTCTCGATACTTATTATCGCCCTCCTTGTCATCCCGATGGCCGGGTGCGGCAAGAAGGTGGTGAATCTGGAATACCGCCTCCCCAAGGATGATTTGTCAAAGTACAAGATCTCCACGAGCTCCACGATAAACACCACGGCTTCAGACGGTAAAAACTCCACCATGAAGACCACCACTGATGCGGAAATCTCCCAGAAGGTCAAGGACGTCAGCAAAACAGGCGATCTCGTCCTCGATGTCACTTACAACAACGTGAAGATCACCCTTGAGAGGGACGGGAAAACCCAGACCATGCCCACAGGCGCCCTCGATGGAAAAACAGTCAACATGAAAATGTCCAAAAAGGGCAAGCTCCTTGAAGTCGAAGGAGAGGAAATTGACTCCGGAGGAGGCATGAAACAGCTCTCCCAGATGAACGCCGTATTTCCCGATAAACCGGTGAAAATTGGTGACACCTGGGAGAACACCGACACCTCCGACATTCCCCTGGGGGCCCCGGAGCTTAAAATGGTCCAGAAGGTGACAAGCAAATATACCTTCCAGTCCATTGAAAAGATGAACAACATTGAATGTGCGAAGGTGACAGTGGCAGCCACGCTCAACCAGGAAGTGCAGAAGGGGAAAGACGTGGACAAGCTTCCCGTGAAAATTGACGGCAAGGGCGAGGGCAAAGTGGATGGCACATTCTATTTCGGCATCACCAAGGGGAAAGTGGTCAAGGCTGAGATGATCATGGACATGGACAATACCATGAACATCCAGCAGAAAGCTAAAAAGGCTTCCACAAGCACAAAAGTGAAGATGAACATGTCAATGGAGCTCATTAACGCCAACTAA
- the rpsI gene encoding 30S ribosomal protein S9, whose amino-acid sequence MMARAKTSQKTTSYYATGRRKTAIARVWLMPGKGNISINSRPIEQYFGRKIMELQVRKPLELVKLQDKFDVIAKSVGGGIAGQAGAIRHGISRALVIFDETLRSPLKKDGLLTRDPREKERKKYGRKRARKGFQWTKR is encoded by the coding sequence ATGATGGCCAGGGCAAAAACTTCACAAAAGACTACGAGCTACTACGCGACGGGAAGAAGGAAGACTGCCATTGCAAGGGTATGGCTCATGCCTGGTAAAGGAAATATCAGCATCAACAGCCGGCCTATCGAGCAGTATTTTGGAAGAAAGATCATGGAGCTCCAGGTGCGCAAGCCTCTTGAGCTGGTCAAGCTTCAGGACAAGTTTGATGTCATCGCCAAATCGGTGGGAGGCGGCATCGCAGGCCAGGCTGGCGCGATCCGCCATGGCATTTCCCGGGCGCTTGTCATATTTGATGAAACCCTTCGCTCCCCTCTCAAGAAAGATGGTCTCCTCACCAGGGATCCCAGAGAGAAGGAAAGAAAGAAATACGGCCGCAAGCGCGCGCGCAAGGGCTTTCAGTGGACCAAGCGTTAA
- the rplM gene encoding 50S ribosomal protein L13 — protein sequence MDTPFVSIKDIEKKWFIVDAENKVLGRLATGIAKILIGKHKPEYVHYMDIGDFVVVVNADKVKLTGKKWSDKIYYRHSSYPGGLRQRTALEVHKKHPERLILEAVKGMLPNNKMRAPRLKKLKVYSGVEHPHSAQKPEKLEI from the coding sequence TTGGATACTCCTTTTGTAAGCATCAAGGATATAGAGAAAAAGTGGTTTATTGTCGATGCAGAGAACAAGGTACTGGGGAGACTGGCAACGGGAATAGCCAAAATCCTCATAGGAAAGCATAAACCAGAGTACGTGCACTATATGGATATAGGCGATTTCGTGGTAGTGGTCAATGCTGACAAGGTGAAGCTCACGGGCAAGAAATGGAGTGACAAGATTTATTACCGTCACAGCAGTTATCCCGGGGGATTAAGGCAGCGGACGGCTCTGGAAGTGCATAAGAAGCATCCCGAGAGGCTGATTCTCGAGGCAGTGAAAGGAATGCTGCCCAATAACAAGATGCGGGCGCCGCGTCTTAAGAAGCTCAAGGTATATAGCGGTGTAGAACATCCGCATAGCGCTCAGAAACCAGAAAAACTGGAGATATAA
- a CDS encoding nucleoside-diphosphate sugar epimerase/dehydratase, with protein sequence MKISGKFLFMGVDLILSACAIGLSILIRFEGEIPARFITPCLYFFTIAPVCVVVFYLFGLYEKVWRYAGLYELITIVYAVSTALAPYLIFSFVTSGSVFPRGIVAIAWFANIFFLGGIRFVLRLVSERARPHKSVQQKRVLIVGANDIGELALREMQRQKGAGYIPVGFIDDDLTRAHVMIHGVPVLGTKETIAKVIENKSIDELIIALSSPSYVRELVSRCEKLKVALKIIPSISEILDGKIAVNQIREVQIEDLLERAPVTLDLERLSSYIKNNTVLVTGAGGSIGSEICRQVLRLEPRELVLLGHGENSIHEIWLELSSHTAIPLRTVIGDIKDRSMLNWLFENVRPQVVFHAAAHKHVPLMEHNSREAIKNNVKGTRNLVEAAGKYGVERFIFLSTDKAVNPVSVMGASKRIAEILVATGAAHSSTKFIAVRFGNVLGSRGSVIPTFKHQIKSGGPVTVTHADMTRYFMTIPEAVQLVIQAGAIGERGEIYMLDMGKPIKILDLAKNLIRLSGYEVGRDIRIEIQGSRPGEKLEEELVNVGETISPTGVEKILKVHSCALDRDAMEKMLSDLEAALEKNNEETVKKLLLDGVKLFSCAKNAAQDP encoded by the coding sequence GTGAAAATAAGCGGCAAGTTTCTCTTTATGGGCGTCGATCTCATTCTTTCAGCCTGTGCCATAGGCCTCTCTATCCTCATCCGCTTTGAAGGAGAGATTCCTGCTCGGTTCATCACGCCCTGCCTCTATTTTTTCACTATAGCTCCTGTCTGCGTGGTGGTCTTTTACCTCTTTGGCCTTTATGAAAAGGTATGGCGTTATGCCGGGCTTTATGAGCTTATCACCATCGTGTATGCCGTGTCCACAGCTCTTGCACCCTATCTTATCTTCAGCTTCGTCACCTCAGGATCGGTTTTCCCCCGCGGCATTGTCGCCATTGCCTGGTTCGCAAACATATTTTTCCTTGGAGGAATCCGCTTCGTTCTCAGGCTTGTGAGCGAGAGGGCACGCCCTCACAAAAGCGTTCAGCAGAAGAGGGTCCTGATCGTCGGTGCCAATGATATAGGAGAGCTGGCCTTAAGAGAAATGCAGCGCCAGAAGGGAGCGGGGTATATTCCCGTCGGCTTTATTGATGATGACCTCACCCGGGCTCATGTGATGATACATGGGGTCCCCGTGCTCGGCACCAAGGAAACCATCGCGAAGGTCATTGAGAACAAAAGCATTGATGAGCTCATCATTGCCCTTTCTTCTCCCAGCTACGTGAGGGAGCTTGTGTCGCGCTGCGAAAAGCTCAAGGTGGCCCTCAAGATCATCCCGAGCATATCAGAGATACTTGATGGAAAAATCGCGGTAAACCAGATACGTGAAGTGCAGATCGAGGATCTGCTGGAGCGTGCTCCGGTGACTCTCGATCTTGAAAGGCTTTCCAGCTATATCAAGAACAATACTGTCCTGGTGACGGGCGCCGGAGGCTCCATCGGGAGCGAGATCTGCCGCCAGGTGCTCCGGCTTGAGCCCCGTGAGCTCGTGCTGCTCGGCCATGGCGAAAACAGCATTCATGAGATATGGCTGGAGCTCTCGTCACATACCGCGATTCCTCTCAGAACCGTAATCGGAGATATCAAGGACCGGTCGATGCTGAACTGGCTCTTTGAGAATGTCAGGCCTCAGGTGGTATTTCATGCTGCCGCCCATAAGCATGTACCGCTCATGGAGCACAACAGCCGCGAGGCTATAAAGAATAATGTCAAGGGCACAAGGAATCTTGTTGAGGCAGCAGGCAAATATGGAGTTGAACGCTTTATCTTCCTCTCCACTGACAAGGCAGTGAATCCGGTAAGCGTCATGGGGGCCTCAAAGCGGATTGCCGAGATTCTGGTCGCCACGGGGGCTGCCCACTCATCGACCAAATTTATTGCAGTCCGTTTCGGAAATGTCCTTGGCTCACGGGGGAGCGTTATCCCCACGTTCAAGCACCAGATAAAAAGCGGCGGCCCCGTGACGGTGACTCATGCCGACATGACCCGTTATTTCATGACCATTCCTGAGGCGGTGCAGCTGGTGATTCAGGCAGGTGCCATCGGGGAGAGAGGTGAGATTTACATGCTCGACATGGGAAAACCTATTAAAATCCTTGATCTCGCAAAGAACCTGATCCGCCTCTCGGGATATGAGGTCGGCAGGGACATCAGGATCGAGATACAGGGCTCAAGGCCCGGTGAGAAGCTCGAGGAGGAGCTTGTCAATGTCGGCGAGACCATCAGTCCCACAGGCGTTGAGAAAATTCTCAAGGTCCACAGCTGTGCTCTTGACAGGGATGCCATGGAAAAGATGCTGAGTGACCTTGAAGCCGCTCTTGAAAAAAATAATGAAGAGACCGTGAAGAAGCTCCTTCTTGACGGCGTCAAGCTCTTCTCCTGCGCCAAGAATGCGGCGCAGGATCCCTGA
- a CDS encoding SPASM domain-containing protein translates to MTPPENSETLIYGQFGSFGCSPLKSSQRRESDNYLSSSLFAKLLEEVSQMRSNIYLWGSEPLSHPYIASVLETIGERKIYCVLATRGHNLENLAPSLVENQIAELVISLDGTQQVYKNLNPRSNAYEEMESGMRALLRVRKEKKSRNPLITGTLMITKENYHFLSDILDLAEDLGIERFIFCHPFTVDEQKGHGYNNFLMDTFNSPSLSWERYLLDREGLEPSALLRDIMRIRKKPHRIPYSFFPALKPWQISDYYKDYDYTSGIERCHIPWYAANVLENGEIVTCNDYPDIIIGHINEDTIASVWNNESMRHFRTELIRQGRLPICSRCSGLYAV, encoded by the coding sequence ATGACCCCCCCCGAAAACTCGGAAACCCTCATATATGGGCAGTTCGGATCCTTCGGATGCTCCCCGTTAAAGTCCAGCCAGCGCAGGGAAAGCGATAACTACCTCTCTTCCTCCCTTTTCGCCAAGCTTCTCGAGGAGGTCTCCCAGATGCGCTCAAACATCTATCTCTGGGGGAGCGAGCCTCTTTCCCACCCTTATATAGCCTCAGTACTGGAGACAATTGGGGAGAGGAAGATCTATTGCGTGCTTGCCACCAGGGGCCATAATCTGGAGAATCTGGCGCCTTCTCTCGTGGAAAATCAAATCGCTGAGCTTGTGATCTCGCTTGACGGTACACAGCAGGTCTATAAGAACTTGAATCCACGGTCCAATGCTTATGAGGAAATGGAAAGCGGCATGCGGGCCCTCCTCAGGGTGAGGAAGGAAAAAAAGAGCCGAAATCCCCTGATTACCGGCACCTTGATGATCACCAAGGAGAATTATCATTTTCTCTCTGACATCCTGGACCTTGCCGAGGATCTGGGCATTGAACGCTTCATATTCTGCCATCCCTTCACTGTTGATGAGCAGAAAGGCCATGGATACAATAATTTCCTTATGGATACCTTTAACAGTCCCTCTCTTTCCTGGGAGCGTTATCTGCTTGACAGAGAGGGCCTCGAGCCTTCGGCCCTCTTAAGGGACATCATGAGGATTCGGAAAAAACCTCACCGGATCCCTTACTCTTTCTTCCCGGCTCTTAAACCCTGGCAGATTTCCGATTATTACAAGGATTATGACTATACATCAGGAATTGAGCGCTGCCATATCCCCTGGTATGCCGCAAATGTCCTCGAAAACGGTGAAATTGTTACCTGCAATGATTATCCTGATATTATCATCGGCCATATCAATGAGGATACAATTGCCTCTGTATGGAACAATGAATCCATGAGGCATTTCAGGACTGAGCTGATCCGTCAAGGCAGGCTCCCCATATGTTCCCGTTGCAGCGGGCTTTATGCGGTCTAA
- a CDS encoding tetratricopeptide repeat protein: MVLSLSGRFFEKSIPWIPRIGICLLLFYLCLDFGGHHPRPESLFRFFTLAFASFWLLIPFRVLPPFRELRLPLALFMVISLISSFCSSYVHDSILEWANLLCYVLLFVIIYDLWSLEQYYHFFIHFLMMVAFAVCCIGLFFKYGLQKEMGGLYSTFYQIDVFGGFLLLFFPLAFSLFVSASDMSRSMLYGLCSLTFGICIILTFSRGVLLSLAVSMAFLVLLALLGKVQFQSRRRVALRAAALALLMFFIPYFLPHEKAPGKNQVAVQERLKQRAVELVSEGDMSREARLQFWKAAVKISLKYPLLGTGLKTYGRFYPLYEDDIRHFSKYPHNLYFQFLSEMGWIVFLSFLWLLWALFSRYLRLLAEIKERAFLYYSYVGIGIGALGSFLHHFVDVDWFFPAIPAVWVALFASSMGRVVRGSKAEEHHAAFQGERDGDFFIKGLSRHMAVQFGFCILFMICSIVLVMPYFARRYTETGDTLRTMNRTKEAFECYRLAASIDPYDSELQRNLANHYFTQAMAHQTSPEYFRMAEMHLKRAVALDPARAVLHHFLGKVYWEQGRYDEAYACFLKALRLDPVNYPSFYNDSAACAISRKNFDEAERIYRDAIKRFPPDTLERFWFFRRDPTKLQLSDTYLGLANIYLKKKEYREAIALLETSLKLNKENASALFAAGYGFYQLGDNLQAIGNLTLASEKDPSFPLTYLFLGYAFEKMGQNKKAGEYIDKALKLDPELRQKAPPK, translated from the coding sequence ATGGTACTGTCGCTCTCCGGGCGTTTTTTTGAAAAATCCATTCCCTGGATTCCAAGGATCGGGATTTGCCTGCTTCTTTTCTATCTCTGCCTGGATTTTGGCGGTCATCATCCCAGGCCCGAATCCCTCTTCAGGTTCTTTACCCTCGCTTTCGCCTCATTCTGGCTTCTGATCCCCTTCAGGGTCCTTCCGCCTTTCAGGGAGCTGAGACTCCCCCTTGCTCTCTTTATGGTCATTTCCCTGATTTCCTCGTTCTGTTCCTCCTATGTCCATGACAGCATCCTGGAATGGGCGAATCTCCTCTGTTATGTCCTTCTTTTTGTCATCATCTATGATCTCTGGAGCCTTGAGCAGTACTATCATTTTTTTATTCACTTTCTCATGATGGTCGCTTTTGCAGTCTGCTGCATAGGCCTCTTTTTTAAATACGGCCTCCAGAAGGAGATGGGAGGCCTCTATTCCACCTTTTATCAGATTGATGTCTTCGGCGGTTTCCTTCTCCTCTTTTTTCCGCTGGCCTTTTCGCTTTTTGTGAGCGCTTCTGATATGTCGAGGAGCATGCTATACGGCCTTTGCAGCCTCACCTTCGGGATCTGTATCATACTCACCTTCTCAAGGGGAGTGCTCCTGAGCCTTGCCGTCAGCATGGCATTCCTGGTACTGCTTGCGCTTTTAGGCAAGGTGCAGTTCCAGAGCAGGAGGAGGGTGGCTCTAAGGGCAGCGGCGCTTGCTCTGCTTATGTTCTTTATTCCTTATTTTCTTCCTCATGAAAAGGCTCCCGGCAAAAACCAGGTTGCCGTGCAGGAGAGACTGAAGCAGCGGGCTGTGGAGCTTGTCTCGGAAGGAGACATGTCACGGGAAGCCCGCCTTCAGTTCTGGAAAGCAGCGGTAAAGATCTCTCTTAAATACCCTCTCTTGGGAACAGGACTCAAGACCTACGGGAGATTCTATCCCCTCTATGAAGACGACATACGCCATTTTTCCAAGTACCCCCATAATCTCTATTTTCAGTTTCTCTCAGAGATGGGCTGGATAGTCTTTCTTTCTTTTCTCTGGCTCTTGTGGGCGCTTTTCAGCAGATATCTCAGACTTCTGGCCGAGATAAAGGAGAGGGCATTTCTTTATTATTCCTATGTGGGGATCGGTATTGGAGCATTGGGGAGCTTCCTGCACCATTTTGTCGATGTTGACTGGTTTTTCCCTGCCATTCCCGCAGTGTGGGTCGCCCTTTTTGCCTCAAGCATGGGGCGTGTCGTAAGAGGTTCCAAAGCAGAAGAGCACCATGCCGCTTTTCAGGGAGAGAGAGACGGAGATTTTTTCATCAAGGGGCTGAGCCGCCACATGGCAGTCCAGTTCGGCTTCTGTATTCTTTTCATGATCTGCTCAATTGTTCTTGTCATGCCGTACTTTGCCCGCCGTTATACCGAGACTGGCGATACGCTCCGTACCATGAACAGGACGAAGGAGGCTTTTGAATGCTACCGTCTTGCCGCTTCCATTGACCCCTATGACAGTGAGTTGCAGAGGAACCTGGCAAATCACTATTTCACCCAGGCTATGGCGCACCAGACCTCTCCGGAATATTTCAGAATGGCGGAAATGCATCTCAAGCGGGCAGTGGCGCTTGATCCTGCAAGGGCGGTGCTCCATCATTTCCTGGGGAAAGTGTACTGGGAGCAAGGCCGTTATGATGAGGCCTATGCCTGCTTCTTAAAAGCCCTCAGGCTCGATCCCGTTAACTACCCGAGCTTCTATAATGACAGCGCTGCCTGTGCCATCAGCCGGAAGAATTTTGATGAAGCTGAAAGAATCTATCGTGATGCCATAAAGAGATTTCCCCCCGATACCCTCGAGCGCTTCTGGTTTTTCAGACGCGACCCCACAAAGCTCCAGCTCTCAGACACTTACCTGGGCCTGGCGAATATATACCTGAAGAAAAAGGAATACCGGGAGGCCATAGCCCTCCTTGAGACATCCCTGAAGCTGAACAAGGAGAATGCATCGGCACTTTTTGCCGCCGGCTACGGCTTCTACCAGCTTGGCGACAATCTGCAGGCTATAGGCAACCTGACCCTTGCATCTGAGAAGGATCCCTCTTTCCCGCTTACCTACCTGTTTCTGGGATATGCTTTTGAAAAGATGGGACAGAATAAAAAGGCAGGGGAGTACATCGACAAAGCCCTGAAGCTTGATCCGGAGCTCAGGCAGAAGGCACCGCCAAAATAA